One Ranitomeya imitator isolate aRanImi1 chromosome 1, aRanImi1.pri, whole genome shotgun sequence DNA window includes the following coding sequences:
- the LOC138654459 gene encoding protein argonaute-2-like, translating into MAPGNADMALLTGTPGFLSLVGGSPLSVVPSWATEKDLICAKMEGHQRGRVAKEGHQRGREAKEGHQREREAKEGHQRGREAKEGHQRGREAKEGHQRGREAKEGHQRGREAKEGHQRGREAKEGHQRGREAKEGHQRGREAKEGHQRGREAKEGHQRGREAKEGHQRGREAKEGHQRGREAKEGHQRGREAKEGHQRGREAKEGHQRGREAKEGHQRGREAKEGHQRGREAKEGHQRGREAKEGHQRGREAKEGHQRGREAKEGHQRGREAKEGHQRGREAKEGHQRGREAKEGHQRGREAKEGHQRGREAKEGHQRGREAKEGHQRGREAKEGHQRGREAKEGHQRGREAKEGHQRGREAKEGHQRGREAKEGHQRGREAKEGHQRGREAKEGHQRGREAKEGHQREREAKEGHQRGREAKEGHQRGREAKEGHQRGREEKEGHQRGREAKEGHQRGREAKEGHQRGREAKEGHQRGREAKEGHQRGREGHQRGRVVKEGHQRGRVAWRVTRGEGAKEGQREMG; encoded by the exons ATGGCACCCGGGaatgcagatatggcgctgctcacCGGGACTCCCG gtttcctgtccctggtgggcggatcccctctctccgtggtgccgtcatgggcgacagagaaagaTCTTATCTGTGccaaaatg GAGGGTCACCAGAGAGGAAGGGTGGCGAAAGAGGGACACCAGAGAGGAAGGGAGGCGAAGGAGGGACACCAGAGAGAAAGGGAGGCGAAGGAGGGACACCAGAGAGGAAGGGAGGCGAAGGAGGGACACCAGAGAGGAAGGGAGGCGAAGGAGGGACACCAGAGAGGAAGGGAGGCGAAGGAGGGACACCAGAGAGGAAGGGAGGCGAAGGAGGGACACCAGAGAGGAAGGGAGGCGAAGGAGGGACACCAGAGAGGAAGGGAGGCGAAGGAGGGACACCAGAGAGGAAGGGAGGCGAAGGAGGGACACCAGAGAGGAAGGGAGGCGAAGGAGGGACACCAGAGAGGAAGGGAGGCGAAGGAGGGACACCAGAGAGGAAGGGAGGCGAAGGAGGGACACCAGAGAGGAAGGGAGGCGAAGGAGGGACACCAGAGAGGAAGGGAGGCGAAGGAGGGACACCAGAGAGGAAGGGAGGCGAAGGAGGGACACCAGAGAGGAAGGGAGGCGAAGGAGGGACACCAGAGAGGAAGGGAGGCGAAGGAGGGACACCAGAGAGGAAGGGAGGCGAAGGAGGGACACCAGAGAGGAAGGGAGGCGAAGGAGGGACACCAGAGAGGAAGGGAGGCGAAGGAGGGACACCAGAGAGGAAGGGAGGCGAAGGAGGGACACCAGAGAGGAAGGGAGGCGAAGGAGGGACACCAGAGAGGAAGGGAGGCGAAGGAGGGACACCAGAGAGGAAGGGAGGCGAAGGAGGGACACCAGAGAGGAAGGGAGGCGAAGGAGGGACACCAGAGAGGAAGGGAGGCGAAGGAGGGACACCAGAGAGGAAGGGAGGCGAAGGAGGGACACCAGAGAGGAAGGGAGGCGAAGGAGGGACACCAGAGAGGAAGGGAGGCGAAGGAGGGACACCAGAGAGGAAGGGAGGCGAAGGAGGGACACCAGAGAGGAAGGGAGGCGAAGGAGGGACACCAGAGAGGAAGGGAGGCGAAGGAGGGACACCAGAGAGGAAGGGAGGCGAAGGAGGGACACCAGAGAGGAAGGGAGGCGAAGGAGGGACACCAGAGAGGAAGGGAGGCGAAGGAGGGACACCAGCGAGAAAGGGAGGCGAAGGAGGGACACCAGAGAGGAAGGGAGGCGAAGGAGGGACACCAGAGAGGAAGAGAGGCGAAGGAGGGACACCAGAGAGGAAGGGAGGAGAAGGAGGGACACCAGAGAGGAAGGGAGGCGAAGGAGGGACACCAGAGAGGAAGGGAGGCGAAGGAGGGACACCAGAGAGGAAGGGAGGCGAAGGAGGGACACCAGAGAGGAAGGGAGGCGAAGGAGGGACACCAGAGAGGAAGGGAGGGACACCAGAGAGGAAGAGTGGTGAAGGAGGGACATCAGAGAGGAAGGGTGGCATGGAGGGTCACCAGAGGGGAGGGTGCAAAGGAGGGGCAAAGAGAGATGGGGTGA